A window of the Actinomycetota bacterium genome harbors these coding sequences:
- the glgB gene encoding 1,4-alpha-glucan branching protein GlgB, producing MTPIINAPKAATNGRTTVPGNFSADLAVVARGEHHDPHTVLGHHVSDGRSYVNAFRPGATKMRVLIPGAKPVEMQRLEEGVFAAEATPAWDNPEPYLLQTEYPDGTVVTIDDPYRFPPTVGELDVFLHGEGRHHDLWNVMGAHPRVHQGIAGTSFAVWAPNARSVRVIGSFNLWDGRIHPMRSLGGSGVWEIFIPAVRPGDLYKFEILNAAGHLTTKADPFAFAAELPPGTASIVTECRFKWSDAEWLDRRDAESALNQPLSIYEMHLGSWKRKPEDGARPLTYNELAAELPGYVREMGFTHVEFMPVAEHPFSGSWGYQVTGYYAPTSRFGSPDDFRALVNALHEQGIGVILDWVPGHFPRDEWALARFDGTALYEHEDPRKGAHQDWGTLIFNYGRNEVRNFLLANALYWLEEFHADGIRVDGVASMLYLDYSREPGEWVPNEFGGRENLEAVSFLKELNELVYAKHPGVIMAAEESTAWPGVSRPTYAGGLGFGFKWNMGWMHDTLAYFSEDPIHRRYHHNDLTFSLLYAFTENFILPLSHDEVVHGKGSLLNKMPGDRWQKAANLRALLAWMWAHPGKQLLFQGCEVAQSEEWSHDRSVDWHLLQYPEHSGMQKLVKELNRVYVAEPALWEKDFEEGGFQWIQGADADSNVAAFLRYSADGSRVLACLANLSPLPRPGYKVGLPRGGAWREILNSDAESFFGSNTGNGGGVWAGDEGWHWLPHSAEVTIPPLGVVWLVPEGQ from the coding sequence ATGACACCGATCATTAACGCGCCCAAAGCCGCCACCAACGGCCGAACCACCGTCCCCGGCAACTTCTCGGCGGACCTGGCTGTGGTGGCAAGAGGCGAACACCACGACCCCCACACCGTCCTCGGGCACCACGTCTCCGACGGGCGTTCCTACGTCAACGCCTTCCGTCCGGGCGCAACGAAGATGCGCGTTTTGATCCCCGGGGCCAAGCCGGTCGAGATGCAGCGCCTGGAGGAGGGGGTCTTTGCCGCCGAGGCCACCCCGGCCTGGGACAACCCCGAGCCCTACCTGCTCCAAACCGAGTACCCGGACGGAACCGTCGTCACCATCGACGACCCGTACCGCTTCCCGCCGACCGTCGGTGAGCTCGATGTGTTCCTGCACGGCGAGGGCCGCCACCACGACCTGTGGAACGTCATGGGCGCCCACCCCCGGGTCCACCAGGGCATCGCAGGGACTTCGTTTGCCGTCTGGGCGCCCAACGCCCGCTCGGTACGGGTGATCGGAAGCTTCAACCTGTGGGACGGGCGTATCCACCCGATGCGCTCGCTCGGCGGCTCCGGAGTCTGGGAGATCTTCATCCCCGCGGTACGCCCGGGCGACCTGTACAAGTTCGAGATCCTGAACGCCGCCGGGCACCTGACGACGAAGGCCGACCCGTTTGCCTTCGCCGCCGAACTGCCGCCGGGGACCGCCAGCATCGTCACCGAGTGCAGATTCAAGTGGTCCGACGCCGAATGGCTGGACCGCCGGGACGCCGAGAGCGCCCTCAACCAACCTCTTTCGATCTACGAGATGCACCTGGGTTCCTGGAAGCGCAAGCCGGAGGACGGCGCCCGCCCGCTCACCTACAACGAGCTGGCCGCCGAGCTGCCCGGTTACGTCAGGGAGATGGGCTTCACCCACGTCGAGTTCATGCCGGTCGCCGAGCACCCATTCAGCGGCTCGTGGGGCTACCAGGTCACCGGCTACTACGCCCCGACCTCACGATTCGGCTCGCCGGACGACTTCCGGGCCCTGGTCAACGCCCTCCACGAGCAGGGCATCGGCGTGATCCTCGACTGGGTCCCCGGCCACTTCCCCCGCGACGAGTGGGCGCTGGCCCGCTTCGACGGCACCGCCCTATACGAACACGAGGACCCCCGAAAGGGCGCCCACCAGGACTGGGGCACGCTGATCTTCAACTACGGCCGGAACGAGGTCCGCAACTTCCTGCTGGCCAACGCGCTGTACTGGCTGGAGGAGTTCCACGCCGACGGAATCCGGGTCGACGGCGTGGCCTCCATGCTCTACCTCGACTACTCCCGCGAGCCGGGCGAGTGGGTCCCCAACGAGTTCGGGGGCCGGGAGAACCTCGAAGCCGTGTCGTTCCTCAAGGAGCTGAACGAGCTGGTCTACGCCAAACACCCCGGCGTGATCATGGCCGCCGAGGAGTCGACCGCGTGGCCGGGGGTCTCCCGCCCGACCTACGCCGGCGGCCTGGGCTTCGGTTTCAAGTGGAACATGGGGTGGATGCACGACACCCTCGCCTACTTCTCCGAGGACCCCATCCACCGCCGCTACCACCACAACGACCTGACCTTCAGCCTGCTATACGCCTTCACCGAAAACTTCATCCTGCCGCTGTCGCACGATGAGGTGGTCCACGGCAAGGGTTCGCTGCTCAACAAGATGCCGGGTGACCGGTGGCAGAAGGCCGCCAACCTGCGGGCGCTTCTGGCCTGGATGTGGGCGCACCCGGGCAAGCAGCTTTTGTTCCAGGGCTGCGAGGTCGCCCAGTCGGAGGAGTGGAGCCACGACCGGAGCGTCGACTGGCACCTCCTCCAGTACCCCGAGCATTCGGGCATGCAGAAGCTGGTCAAGGAGTTGAACCGCGTCTACGTCGCCGAGCCTGCCCTGTGGGAGAAGGACTTCGAGGAGGGCGGCTTCCAGTGGATCCAGGGGGCCGACGCCGACTCGAACGTCGCCGCCTTCCTCCGCTACTCGGCCGACGGAAGCAGGGTGCTGGCCTGCCTGGCCAACCTGTCTCCCCTGCCGCGGCCCGGCTACAAGGTGGGATTGCCGCGAGGCGGAGCGTGGCGAGAGATCCTGAACAGCGACGCCGAAAGCTTCTTCGGCTCCAACACCGGCAACGGGGGCGGAGTCTGGGCCGGCGACGAAGGCTGGCACTGGCTCCCCCACTCGGCCGAGGTGACCATCCCCCCTCTGGGTGTCGTCTGGCTGGTTCCCGAAGGCCAGTAG
- a CDS encoding chloride channel protein, producing the protein MLDTTHRRVGMLIGAAAFLGLAGGGAAWALLKLIGLLTNLALFHRWATEVPSFAGWQPNWTLVPVAAAGGLAVSLLALRWPAIRGHGIPETMEAVLTRHSKIAPGVAVAKPASAALAIGTGGPFGAEGPIIVTGGAIGSLMGQFLHVSPAERKILLACGAAAGMAATFGAPIAAVVLAIELLLFEFSSRALIPLIVSSSIAAGVHSLLLQPGPLFSVPAHDYSGLAKLPAFAVVGVLCGLLAVGIAKGLFYTEELYRRLPVGEFWHPVIGAVGFSLIGLAVPRVLGVGYDAIGDILHNRLAMATLITLGLAKLVAWWIALGSGTSGGTLAPMLLISGCFGGVVGVAAETWLPWLHLSPGAVALVFMAGTFGAATGATFAAIVFLFELTGDYQVILPLMIATVIASFVARGLMAETLMTEKLARRGLKVGRAFEVDVFQHTLVRDAMTVAVHTLASDATVAEARIALQNSNHHAYPLVDEAGRCAGLTTRTDLLLDTSNPAEQVLEICNEDPVAVRDSDTLAFALEMMLAEGVEQLVVLDSEARFAGICTRTDILKVRLGRVEQEQRQAGWLPPRRRATVEQPS; encoded by the coding sequence ATGCTGGACACGACCCACCGCAGAGTCGGAATGTTGATCGGCGCGGCCGCCTTTTTGGGCCTGGCCGGCGGTGGCGCAGCCTGGGCACTCCTGAAGCTGATCGGCCTGTTGACGAACCTCGCCCTGTTTCACCGCTGGGCAACCGAGGTTCCGTCGTTTGCCGGATGGCAGCCGAACTGGACGCTGGTTCCGGTCGCGGCCGCCGGAGGCCTGGCGGTGTCGCTGCTTGCTCTTCGCTGGCCGGCCATCCGGGGACACGGCATCCCGGAGACCATGGAGGCGGTGCTCACCCGCCACAGCAAGATCGCCCCCGGAGTTGCGGTAGCGAAGCCGGCGTCGGCCGCTCTGGCAATCGGAACCGGAGGCCCCTTCGGCGCCGAGGGGCCGATCATCGTGACCGGCGGGGCCATAGGCAGCCTGATGGGACAGTTCCTCCACGTGTCGCCGGCCGAACGCAAGATCCTGCTGGCGTGCGGCGCCGCTGCCGGCATGGCCGCAACGTTCGGTGCGCCGATAGCCGCAGTGGTGCTGGCGATCGAACTTTTGCTCTTCGAGTTCTCCAGCCGGGCCCTGATCCCGCTGATCGTCTCCTCGAGCATCGCAGCGGGCGTTCACTCGCTCCTGTTGCAGCCCGGCCCGTTGTTTTCGGTTCCCGCCCACGACTACTCGGGCTTGGCGAAACTGCCGGCCTTCGCCGTAGTCGGCGTCCTCTGCGGCCTTCTCGCGGTAGGCATCGCCAAAGGACTTTTCTACACCGAGGAGCTGTACCGGAGGCTGCCGGTGGGCGAGTTCTGGCATCCGGTGATCGGCGCGGTCGGCTTTTCTCTGATCGGGCTGGCGGTGCCCCGGGTGCTGGGCGTCGGCTACGACGCCATCGGCGACATCCTCCACAACCGGCTGGCGATGGCCACCCTAATCACCCTGGGCCTTGCCAAGCTGGTCGCCTGGTGGATCGCCCTCGGTTCCGGCACCTCGGGCGGCACACTGGCTCCGATGCTGCTGATCAGCGGCTGCTTCGGCGGAGTTGTCGGGGTGGCCGCCGAGACCTGGCTCCCGTGGCTGCACCTGTCCCCGGGCGCCGTCGCGCTGGTTTTTATGGCCGGCACATTCGGCGCAGCCACGGGAGCAACCTTTGCCGCAATCGTGTTCCTGTTCGAGTTGACCGGTGACTACCAGGTGATCCTTCCGTTGATGATCGCCACGGTCATCGCCAGCTTTGTCGCCCGGGGTTTGATGGCGGAGACCCTTATGACGGAGAAGCTGGCCCGCCGGGGGCTGAAGGTGGGCAGGGCATTTGAGGTCGACGTCTTCCAGCACACCCTGGTGCGCGACGCCATGACGGTGGCGGTCCACACGCTGGCGTCCGACGCGACCGTAGCGGAGGCACGGATCGCGCTGCAAAACAGCAACCACCACGCCTACCCGCTGGTCGACGAGGCGGGGCGGTGCGCCGGACTGACCACCAGAACCGATCTGTTGCTGGACACCTCGAATCCCGCCGAGCAGGTCCTGGAGATCTGCAACGAGGACCCGGTAGCGGTTCGGGACTCGGACACGCTCGCTTTTGCGCTGGAGATGATGCTCGCGGAAGGGGTGGAGCAGCTGGTTGTCCTGGACTCGGAGGCCCGGTTCGCCGGCATCTGCACCCGCACCGACATCCTCAAGGTCAGGCTGGGCAGGGTCGAGCAGGAGCAGCGCCAGGCCGGCTGGCTGCCGCCCCGGCGGCGGGCTACCGTCGAACAACCTTCCTAA
- a CDS encoding helix-turn-helix domain-containing protein encodes MAELTDEDYRRLLEFRDGVRRYLHHLETQAGRLGITPAQHQILLAVRGHPGPKPPSIRDLSTHMLLRHHSMVELVNRAEAAGLVRREPDPDDHRVVRVALTELGTDKLHHLSAAHLDELSRLIPRLRPLLDEELQDIGL; translated from the coding sequence ATGGCCGAACTGACCGACGAGGACTACCGGCGGCTTCTGGAGTTTCGTGACGGCGTCCGGAGGTACCTCCACCACCTGGAGACCCAAGCCGGGCGTTTGGGGATCACCCCGGCCCAGCACCAGATCCTGCTGGCGGTTCGGGGCCACCCGGGGCCCAAACCACCGAGCATCCGCGACCTGAGCACCCACATGCTGCTCCGCCACCACAGCATGGTGGAGCTGGTGAACCGGGCCGAGGCGGCAGGGTTGGTCCGGCGGGAGCCCGACCCCGACGACCACCGGGTCGTCAGGGTCGCCCTCACCGAGCTCGGAACCGACAAGCTGCACCACCTTTCGGCGGCGCACCTGGACGAGCTGTCCCGGCTCATCCCGCGCCTCCGCCCGCTGCTGGACGAGGAGCTTCAGGACATAGGGCTCTGA
- a CDS encoding amidase — protein MSDEACFIGPVYSGGPGRAVAIKDLIDMAGLPTTAGSEALADAPPAGEDAACLHGIRAGEAAGELHIVGKTNLHELAFGITGVNHWSGTPVNPLDPNRVPGGSSSGSAVAVALGLAEMALGTDTGGSIRIPAACCGVAGLKTTHGRVDLTGVRPLAPSLDTVGPMAATVAGLIWGMELLEPGFTLDGVTPAPLLGRLRLPAHPLIDEAIDRVLAESGITVMDVDLPGWEQTAADTMGVIASEAFDVDGYLLATGKVGADVAERLEGGGRIGPDERRRLEAAMVAWRLQLGEVLGRVGVVVAPILTDFPPLLEDASRMYSIRQAHPVNFAGVPALALPAPSTGALPASMQLIGPSGSEELLLATGLVLEAASGGPVAPGT, from the coding sequence ATGAGCGACGAAGCCTGCTTTATCGGTCCCGTGTATTCCGGGGGCCCGGGCCGTGCGGTTGCGATCAAGGACCTGATCGACATGGCGGGGCTGCCGACCACGGCCGGATCTGAAGCGCTGGCCGATGCGCCCCCCGCCGGTGAGGACGCCGCATGTCTGCACGGGATTCGGGCAGGGGAGGCGGCCGGCGAGCTGCACATCGTGGGCAAGACCAACCTCCACGAGCTGGCCTTCGGCATCACCGGCGTCAACCACTGGTCCGGAACTCCGGTCAACCCCCTGGACCCGAACAGGGTCCCCGGCGGCTCGTCCAGTGGCTCGGCGGTCGCGGTTGCCCTGGGCCTGGCCGAGATGGCTCTGGGAACCGACACCGGCGGCTCCATCCGCATCCCCGCCGCCTGCTGCGGGGTGGCCGGCCTGAAAACCACCCACGGCCGGGTCGACCTGACCGGCGTGCGCCCGCTGGCGCCGAGCCTGGACACGGTCGGGCCGATGGCCGCAACCGTTGCGGGGCTGATCTGGGGCATGGAGCTCCTGGAGCCGGGCTTTACGCTCGACGGCGTCACACCCGCTCCCCTTCTCGGCCGCCTTCGCCTCCCGGCCCATCCACTGATCGACGAGGCCATCGATCGGGTCCTGGCCGAATCCGGCATCACTGTGATGGACGTGGACCTCCCGGGATGGGAGCAAACCGCCGCCGACACCATGGGTGTCATCGCTTCGGAGGCGTTCGATGTCGACGGCTACCTGCTGGCCACCGGCAAGGTCGGGGCCGACGTGGCGGAACGCCTGGAGGGCGGCGGCCGGATAGGCCCCGACGAACGCCGCCGGCTGGAAGCCGCCATGGTGGCGTGGAGACTGCAGTTGGGCGAGGTGCTCGGAAGGGTGGGCGTGGTCGTGGCGCCGATCCTCACCGATTTCCCACCGCTGCTGGAAGACGCCTCCCGGATGTACTCGATTCGCCAGGCGCACCCGGTCAACTTCGCCGGGGTGCCCGCCCTGGCCCTCCCGGCCCCGTCGACGGGAGCCCTGCCGGCGAGCATGCAGCTGATTGGTCCTTCAGGAAGTGAGGAGCTGCTTCTGGCAACCGGCCTCGTGCTGGAGGCGGCAAGCGGTGGACCCGTAGCCCCGGGCACGTGA
- a CDS encoding transcriptional repressor, which yields MAEHSHQSQVEEIVGRIVASGRRRTMSRQAVIQVIVDCHGHISADDIATRVQEDFPSMDVSTVYRTLETLRELDIVDRVYFADGSTVYHLRDHQHHHLCCEKCGSVQELPVSLMKSVEADLLEEFGFELHQRPLGLFGLCKDCRN from the coding sequence GTGGCAGAACATTCGCACCAAAGCCAGGTGGAGGAGATCGTCGGGCGCATCGTCGCAAGCGGCAGGCGGCGGACGATGAGCCGGCAGGCCGTGATCCAGGTGATCGTGGACTGCCACGGGCATATCAGCGCCGACGACATCGCCACCCGGGTGCAGGAGGACTTCCCCTCGATGGACGTCTCCACCGTCTACCGCACCCTGGAGACCCTGCGGGAGCTCGACATAGTCGACCGGGTCTACTTCGCCGACGGCAGCACCGTCTACCACCTGCGTGACCACCAGCACCACCACCTGTGCTGCGAGAAGTGCGGTTCCGTGCAGGAGCTTCCGGTCTCCTTGATGAAGAGCGTGGAGGCCGACCTGCTGGAGGAGTTCGGGTTCGAGCTTCACCAGCGCCCGTTGGGTCTGTTCGGGCTGTGCAAGGACTGCCGCAACTAG
- a CDS encoding methylated-DNA--[protein]-cysteine S-methyltransferase, protein MTYSEHGPAPEGLTFFETAIGRCGVAWTENGVVGLQLPEGTDAATVEKLMERFPGFAESVPSGAASAAIDTVVELMAGNEVDLAAVRLDFDGISPFHRRVYEALRRTVRGTTVTYGELAAMAGSPGAARAVGTALRRNPLAVLVPCHRVVAAGGKLGGFSAAGGPCTKTRMLGIEGVHFGAVASTPPPSEQFEFDTVTALRHLIESDSELGRLIDAVGPFEMKLSATPSIFVALVRSITYQQLSGKAAATIYGRLCALFANPEAGPTAEGLLALTDEQMRGAGVSRNKILSMRDLASRQLAGEIPNLAEARLLTDEELVDRLIPVRGIGRWTVEMLLMFRLGRPDVLPSTDLGIRNGFARAFGVPLPLPADIVARGERWKPYRTVASWYLWRAAEMKDQEPV, encoded by the coding sequence GTGACTTATTCCGAGCATGGCCCCGCGCCGGAGGGCCTCACGTTCTTCGAGACTGCCATCGGCCGGTGCGGCGTTGCCTGGACCGAGAACGGCGTAGTGGGCCTTCAACTTCCCGAGGGGACCGACGCCGCCACAGTCGAGAAGCTGATGGAGCGGTTTCCAGGCTTCGCCGAGTCGGTTCCTTCCGGCGCAGCGTCGGCCGCCATCGACACCGTGGTGGAGCTCATGGCCGGGAACGAGGTAGACCTCGCAGCCGTCCGTCTTGACTTCGACGGCATTTCGCCTTTCCACCGCCGGGTGTACGAGGCCCTCCGCAGAACCGTTCGCGGGACGACCGTCACTTACGGCGAGCTGGCTGCGATGGCCGGGTCGCCGGGGGCGGCCCGCGCGGTCGGCACGGCACTCCGGCGAAACCCCCTCGCCGTCCTGGTGCCGTGTCACCGGGTGGTGGCGGCCGGCGGCAAGCTCGGCGGGTTCTCCGCGGCAGGGGGCCCCTGCACCAAGACCCGGATGCTGGGCATCGAGGGCGTCCATTTCGGAGCGGTTGCGAGCACCCCTCCGCCGAGCGAGCAGTTCGAGTTCGACACGGTCACTGCGCTCAGGCACCTGATCGAGTCCGACTCTGAGCTGGGGCGGCTGATTGACGCCGTCGGTCCGTTCGAGATGAAGTTGAGCGCAACCCCGAGCATCTTCGTTGCACTGGTCCGGTCGATCACTTATCAGCAGTTGAGCGGCAAGGCCGCCGCCACCATCTACGGCCGGCTGTGCGCGCTGTTCGCCAACCCGGAGGCGGGCCCCACCGCGGAGGGGCTGCTCGCCCTGACCGACGAGCAGATGCGGGGCGCCGGCGTCTCCCGGAACAAGATCCTCTCCATGAGGGACCTGGCCTCACGGCAGCTGGCCGGCGAGATCCCGAACCTGGCGGAGGCGCGGCTGCTGACCGACGAGGAGTTGGTAGACCGCCTGATTCCGGTTCGGGGCATCGGCCGCTGGACGGTGGAGATGCTCCTGATGTTCCGGTTGGGCCGGCCGGACGTGCTGCCCTCGACCGATCTGGGCATTCGCAACGGGTTCGCCCGGGCGTTCGGAGTCCCTCTGCCGCTGCCGGCCGACATAGTCGCACGGGGCGAGCGGTGGAAGCCCTACCGGACGGTGGCGAGCTGGTACCTGTGGCGAGCCGCCGAGATGAAGGACCAGGAGCCGGTTTAG